One window from the genome of Desulfurellaceae bacterium encodes:
- a CDS encoding non-canonical purine NTP pyrophosphatase: MATLLAASTHVMLTFVTANAAKAAEVERLLGRSVAHQTLELDEIQAVEIEPVVRHKAAQAYAALQRPVLVEDTGLAFAAWNGLPGALIRWFLHSLGNEGLCRLLDTERAATATTLFGYHDGVGCRVFAGSVPGSIAVSPRGSHGFGWDAIFQPAGSARTFAEMSAGDKDRFSMRRLALEQLRGSGLVLD; the protein is encoded by the coding sequence ATGGCAACGCTACTGGCTGCCAGCACCCACGTGATGCTCACCTTTGTCACCGCCAACGCCGCCAAAGCCGCCGAGGTCGAGCGTCTGCTCGGCCGTAGCGTGGCCCATCAGACGCTCGAATTGGACGAAATCCAGGCCGTTGAGATTGAGCCGGTCGTGCGCCATAAGGCCGCCCAGGCCTACGCCGCCCTCCAGCGCCCGGTCCTGGTCGAGGATACTGGCCTGGCCTTTGCCGCCTGGAACGGTCTGCCCGGCGCGCTGATCCGCTGGTTTTTGCACAGCCTGGGCAACGAGGGGCTGTGTCGTCTGCTCGATACCGAACGCGCGGCTACCGCAACAACCCTGTTCGGCTACCACGACGGGGTCGGCTGTCGGGTGTTTGCCGGCAGCGTTCCGGGCAGCATCGCCGTGTCTCCGCGCGGCAGCCACGGCTTTGGCTGGGACGCGATCTTTCAACCTGCGGGCAGCGCCCGTACCTTTGCCGAGATGAGTGCCGGGGACAAGGACCGCTTTTCGATGCGACGGCTGGCGCTGGAGCAGCTGCGCGGCTCAGGCTTGGTGCTGGACTGA